A genomic region of Mycobacterium senriense contains the following coding sequences:
- a CDS encoding acetyl/propionyl/methylcrotonyl-CoA carboxylase subunit alpha, translating to MANHASSRISKVLVANRGEIAVRVIRAARDAGLSSVAVYAEPDADAPHVRLADEAFALGGQTSAESYLDFGKLLDAAAKSGANAVHPGYGFLSENADFAQAVLDANLIWIGPSPQSIRDLGDKVTARHIAARAQAPLVPGTPDPVKDADEVVAFAKEYGVPIAIKAAFGGGGRGMKVARTIEEIPELFESATREAVAAFGRGECFVERYLDKPRHVEAQVIADQHGNVIVAGTRDCSLQRRFQKLVEEAPAPFLTDAQRKEIHESAKRICKEAHYYGAGTVEYLVGQDGLISFLEVNTRLQVEHPVTEETAGIDLVLQQFKIANGEKLDLTEDPTPRGHAIEFRINGEDAGRGFLPAPGPVTRYDIPTGPGVRLDSGVEAGSVIGGQFDSMLSKLIVYGATREEALARSRRALDEFHVEGLATVIPFHRAVVSDPAFIGDGDGFSVHTRWIETEWDNTIEPFTGGEPLDEEDARPRQKVVVEVGGRRLEVSLPGDLALSSGGAADPAGVIRKKPKPRKRGSHAGAAASGDAVTAPMQGTVVKVAVEEGQEVAAGDLVVVLEAMKMENPVTAHKDGVITGLAVEPGAAITQGTVLAEIK from the coding sequence GTGGCTAATCACGCCAGCTCGAGGATCTCCAAGGTGCTCGTCGCCAACCGCGGCGAAATCGCTGTCCGGGTGATCCGCGCGGCCCGCGATGCGGGCCTGTCCAGCGTGGCGGTGTACGCCGAGCCCGACGCCGACGCGCCGCACGTGCGTCTGGCCGACGAGGCGTTCGCTCTGGGCGGTCAGACGTCGGCGGAGTCCTACCTGGACTTCGGCAAACTCCTTGACGCGGCGGCCAAGTCGGGCGCCAATGCCGTTCACCCCGGCTACGGCTTCCTTTCCGAGAACGCCGATTTCGCGCAGGCGGTCCTGGACGCGAACCTGATCTGGATCGGGCCCAGCCCGCAGTCCATCCGCGACCTCGGTGACAAGGTCACCGCCCGCCACATCGCCGCCCGCGCGCAGGCCCCACTGGTGCCCGGCACCCCGGATCCGGTGAAGGACGCCGACGAGGTGGTGGCCTTCGCCAAGGAGTACGGCGTGCCGATCGCCATCAAGGCGGCGTTCGGCGGCGGCGGCCGCGGCATGAAGGTGGCCCGCACCATCGAAGAGATCCCCGAGCTGTTCGAGTCGGCCACCCGTGAGGCCGTCGCGGCGTTCGGCCGCGGCGAGTGCTTCGTCGAGCGCTACCTGGACAAGCCGCGCCACGTCGAGGCGCAGGTGATCGCCGACCAGCACGGCAACGTCATCGTCGCCGGCACCCGCGACTGCTCGCTGCAGCGTCGGTTCCAGAAGCTGGTGGAAGAGGCTCCCGCGCCGTTCCTGACCGACGCGCAGCGCAAGGAGATCCACGAGTCGGCCAAGCGGATCTGCAAGGAGGCGCACTACTACGGCGCCGGGACCGTCGAGTACCTGGTCGGCCAGGACGGCCTGATCTCCTTCCTGGAGGTCAACACCCGTCTGCAGGTCGAGCACCCGGTCACCGAGGAGACCGCCGGCATCGACCTGGTGCTGCAGCAGTTCAAGATCGCCAACGGCGAGAAGCTGGACCTCACCGAGGACCCCACGCCGCGCGGGCACGCTATCGAGTTCCGGATCAACGGCGAGGACGCCGGGCGCGGCTTCCTGCCCGCCCCCGGCCCGGTCACCCGTTACGACATCCCGACCGGGCCCGGCGTCCGGCTGGACTCGGGCGTCGAGGCCGGTTCGGTCATCGGCGGCCAGTTCGACTCGATGCTGTCCAAGCTGATCGTGTACGGCGCCACCCGCGAGGAGGCGCTGGCCCGCTCCCGCCGGGCCCTGGACGAATTCCACGTCGAAGGCCTGGCCACGGTCATCCCGTTCCACCGCGCCGTGGTGTCCGACCCGGCGTTCATCGGTGACGGCGACGGCTTCTCGGTGCACACCCGCTGGATCGAGACCGAGTGGGACAACACCATCGAACCGTTCACCGGCGGCGAGCCGCTGGACGAAGAGGACGCCCGGCCCCGACAGAAGGTGGTCGTGGAGGTCGGCGGGCGCCGGCTCGAGGTGTCGCTGCCCGGCGACCTGGCGCTGTCCAGCGGCGGGGCGGCCGACCCGGCCGGTGTCATCCGCAAAAAGCCGAAGCCGCGCAAGCGCGGGTCGCACGCGGGTGCGGCCGCCTCGGGCGACGCGGTGACCGCTCCCATGCAGGGCACCGTCGTCAAGGTCGCCGTCGAGGAAGGCCAGGAGGTTGCCGCGGGCGATCTGGTGGTGGTGCTCGAGGCGATGAAGATGGAGAACCCGGTGACCGCGCACAAGGACGGTGTCATCACCGGACTTGCGGTCGAGCCGGGCGCAGCCATCACTCAGGGCACCGTGCTCGCCGAGATCAAGTAA
- a CDS encoding biotin--[acetyl-CoA-carboxylase] ligase, whose product MTERDQLRAPLDDSALRAELIGTGLGWRKLDVVKQTGSTNADLLARAASGDDVAGAVLIAEHQTAGRGRHGRGWSATPRAQITMSVGVSVVDVPTTGWGWLPLATGVAVVDTVTPLLAGTGAQAGLKWPNDVLAGPPDSPGKLAGILAEVAKPVVVIGLGLNVTQSADEIDGPGATSLLDLGVAAPDRTQLVSALLRELGRRIVAWRAARGADWALAADYRARSLTIGTRVRAHLPGGKQVDGTATAIDDQGRLCLDSGGQTVVVAAGDVVHLR is encoded by the coding sequence GTGACAGAACGAGATCAGCTTCGAGCACCGTTGGACGACAGCGCATTGCGCGCCGAGTTGATCGGCACCGGGCTGGGCTGGCGCAAGCTCGACGTCGTCAAGCAGACCGGCTCCACCAACGCCGACCTGCTGGCGCGCGCGGCGTCGGGCGACGACGTCGCCGGTGCCGTGTTGATCGCCGAGCACCAGACCGCCGGGCGAGGCCGGCACGGCCGCGGCTGGTCGGCCACGCCGCGGGCCCAGATCACCATGTCCGTCGGCGTGAGCGTCGTCGACGTCCCCACCACCGGATGGGGCTGGCTGCCGCTGGCCACCGGGGTGGCGGTGGTGGACACCGTGACACCGCTGCTGGCGGGGACCGGAGCGCAGGCGGGTCTGAAATGGCCCAACGACGTGCTGGCAGGCCCGCCGGATTCGCCGGGCAAGCTGGCCGGCATCCTCGCCGAGGTGGCCAAGCCCGTCGTGGTGATCGGCCTGGGGCTCAACGTGACTCAGTCCGCCGACGAGATCGACGGCCCCGGCGCGACGTCGCTGCTCGACCTGGGCGTGGCCGCGCCCGACCGCACCCAACTGGTGTCGGCGTTGCTGCGGGAGCTGGGCCGGCGGATCGTGGCCTGGCGCGCAGCGCGCGGGGCCGACTGGGCGCTGGCCGCCGATTACCGGGCGCGCAGCCTGACCATCGGCACCCGGGTCCGCGCGCACCTGCCCGGCGGCAAGCAGGTCGACGGGACGGCCACCGCCATCGATGATCAGGGCCGGCTCTGCCTGGACAGCGGCGGGCAGACCGTCGTCGTCGCGGCCGGCGATGTCGTGCATTTGCGCTAG
- a CDS encoding SufE family protein, with protein sequence MSMPAPLAEVVSDFAEVEGQDKLALLLEFANELPALPPGLEQAAMEPVPECQTPLFLHVDASDPERVRLHFSAPAESPTTRGFASILATGLDEQPAADILAVPEDFYADLGLAALISPLRLRGLSAMLARIKRRLREAS encoded by the coding sequence ATGAGCATGCCCGCGCCGCTGGCCGAAGTGGTGTCCGACTTCGCCGAGGTCGAGGGCCAGGACAAGCTGGCGCTGCTGCTGGAGTTCGCCAACGAACTCCCGGCGCTGCCGCCCGGCCTCGAACAGGCGGCGATGGAACCGGTGCCCGAATGCCAGACCCCGCTGTTCCTGCATGTCGACGCCAGCGACCCCGAGCGGGTGCGGCTGCACTTCAGCGCGCCCGCCGAATCGCCCACCACGCGTGGGTTCGCGTCGATTCTGGCCACCGGTCTCGACGAACAGCCGGCCGCCGACATTCTGGCGGTGCCCGAGGATTTCTACGCCGACCTCGGGCTGGCCGCTCTGATCAGCCCGCTGCGGCTGCGCGGCCTGTCGGCGATGCTCGCCCGCATCAAGCGCAGGCTGCGCGAGGCGTCCTGA
- a CDS encoding acyl-CoA carboxylase subunit epsilon, with the protein MTETTDVQADDAVADGAAQPQAHEPHIQILKGEPTLEEVAALVAVLGCAGGVPEPEQPERTRWGLPVDRLRFAMTNYQRLTFQQMTHMRH; encoded by the coding sequence ATGACCGAGACGACCGACGTGCAGGCCGACGACGCGGTGGCCGACGGGGCCGCGCAGCCGCAGGCGCACGAGCCGCACATCCAGATCCTCAAGGGTGAGCCCACCCTCGAGGAGGTGGCCGCGCTGGTCGCGGTGCTGGGCTGCGCCGGCGGTGTGCCGGAGCCCGAACAGCCCGAGCGGACCCGCTGGGGCCTGCCGGTGGACCGGCTGCGTTTCGCGATGACCAACTATCAGCGGCTCACGTTCCAGCAGATGACCCACATGAGGCATTGA
- a CDS encoding STAS domain-containing protein has product MESAMSVAQSWQQSRTAQFTARWGPTGTLITVDGELDAANTDQLVAYVAQSTNRSRRMVLDLRGLKFIGTAGFSALHRINVKCSAAQVSWAMAPSPAVARLLRVCDPDGTLPVTTQQAEPLLEPLWVEEEPRPLLQLVTEPR; this is encoded by the coding sequence ATGGAGTCAGCGATGTCTGTGGCGCAATCTTGGCAGCAAAGCCGCACAGCACAATTCACCGCCCGCTGGGGCCCGACGGGCACCTTGATCACGGTGGACGGCGAGCTCGACGCGGCCAACACCGATCAGCTCGTGGCGTACGTGGCGCAGAGCACCAACCGCTCCCGGCGGATGGTCCTCGACCTGCGCGGCCTGAAATTCATTGGTACCGCGGGCTTTTCGGCGCTGCACCGAATCAACGTGAAATGCTCGGCCGCCCAGGTGTCCTGGGCCATGGCGCCGAGCCCGGCGGTGGCCAGGTTACTGCGGGTCTGCGACCCGGACGGCACCCTGCCGGTGACGACGCAGCAGGCCGAGCCGCTGCTGGAACCGCTGTGGGTTGAGGAAGAGCCCCGGCCGCTACTGCAGCTGGTCACGGAGCCGCGTTAG
- a CDS encoding FAD-binding protein codes for MDARPLGTADWAQECDVLVAGSGGGGMTGAYTAAREGLDVVLVEATSKFGGTTAYSGGGGVWFPCNPVLVRAGMDDDTIEDALTYYHAVVGDRTPSELQETFVRGGAPLIEYLDADPNLKFVPLPWPDYYGTAPKARLDGQRHIAAKPLKVAAAPEFREAIRGPLDTDRLGAEPPSDYYLGGRALIARFLKAIGQYPTASLRLDTALVELVVSDGRVTGAIVETAGGRRGIRTRRGVLLAAGGFEANEELRRRYGVPGTSRDTMGGPGSRGLALQAGIAAGADTDLLDQAWWSPGMTHPDGGSAFALWFTGGIFVNQSGNRFVNESRAYDRAGREIIAQLADGSMTLPYWMIYDDKEGEVPPVKAANVSIVETGKYVAAGLWHTADTLEELAAKIGVPGERLAATVARFNGFAAAGVDEDFGRGDEAFDRAFSAGASPLVPIDSPPYHAAAFGISDLGTKGGLRTDAAARVLDAAGNPIPGLYAAGNTMAAPSGTAYPGGGNPIGTSMLFSHLAVLDMRDRRP; via the coding sequence ATGGACGCCCGCCCGTTGGGAACCGCGGACTGGGCGCAGGAATGCGACGTGCTGGTGGCGGGGTCCGGCGGTGGCGGCATGACCGGCGCGTACACCGCGGCGCGCGAGGGCCTCGACGTCGTGCTGGTCGAGGCGACGTCGAAATTCGGTGGCACCACCGCGTACTCCGGTGGGGGCGGCGTTTGGTTCCCGTGCAACCCCGTCCTGGTCCGCGCCGGCATGGATGACGACACCATCGAGGACGCGCTCACCTATTACCACGCCGTGGTCGGCGACCGCACCCCAAGCGAACTGCAGGAAACCTTCGTCCGCGGCGGCGCGCCGCTGATCGAGTACCTGGACGCCGACCCCAACCTGAAGTTCGTGCCGTTGCCCTGGCCCGACTACTACGGCACGGCGCCCAAGGCTCGCCTGGACGGTCAGCGCCACATCGCGGCCAAGCCGCTGAAGGTGGCCGCCGCCCCCGAATTCCGCGAGGCGATTCGCGGGCCCCTGGACACCGACCGGCTCGGCGCCGAACCGCCGTCCGACTACTACCTCGGGGGTCGCGCCCTGATCGCGCGATTCCTCAAGGCCATCGGGCAGTACCCGACGGCGTCGCTGCGGCTCGACACCGCTTTGGTCGAGCTGGTGGTGTCGGACGGGCGGGTGACCGGAGCGATCGTCGAGACCGCCGGCGGGCGCCGCGGCATCCGCACGCGCAGGGGGGTGCTGCTGGCCGCCGGGGGCTTCGAGGCCAACGAGGAACTGCGCCGGCGCTACGGCGTGCCCGGAACGTCGCGAGACACCATGGGCGGCCCGGGAAGTCGCGGCCTGGCGCTGCAGGCCGGCATCGCCGCAGGCGCCGACACCGACCTCCTGGACCAGGCCTGGTGGTCGCCGGGCATGACCCATCCCGACGGCGGGTCCGCGTTCGCGCTGTGGTTCACCGGCGGCATCTTCGTCAACCAGTCCGGCAACCGGTTCGTCAACGAGTCCCGGGCCTACGACCGGGCCGGCCGCGAGATCATCGCGCAGCTGGCCGACGGGTCGATGACGTTGCCGTACTGGATGATCTACGACGACAAGGAGGGCGAGGTTCCGCCGGTGAAGGCGGCCAACGTCTCCATCGTGGAGACCGGGAAGTACGTCGCCGCCGGCCTGTGGCACACCGCGGACACCCTCGAGGAACTCGCCGCCAAGATCGGCGTGCCGGGGGAGCGGTTGGCGGCGACGGTGGCGCGGTTCAACGGCTTCGCCGCTGCCGGCGTCGACGAGGACTTCGGCCGCGGCGACGAGGCCTTCGACCGCGCCTTCTCGGCGGGCGCATCGCCGCTGGTGCCCATCGACTCGCCGCCGTACCACGCCGCCGCGTTCGGCATCTCCGATCTGGGCACCAAGGGCGGCCTGCGCACCGACGCCGCGGCCCGGGTGCTCGACGCGGCCGGCAATCCCATTCCCGGCCTGTACGCGGCGGGCAACACGATGGCCGCGCCGAGCGGCACCGCCTATCCCGGCGGCGGCAACCCGATCGGAACCAGCATGCTGTTCAGTCATCTGGCCGTGCTGGACATGCGTGACCGCCGGCCCTGA
- a CDS encoding sulfurtransferase translates to MALPPDPSPTLSAYAHPERLVTADWLSANQGTPGLAIVESDEDVLLYDVGHIPGAVKVDWHTDLNDPRVRDYINGEQFAQLMDRKGIARDDTVVIYGDKSNWWAAYALWVFTLFGHPDVRLLNGGRDLWLAERRETTLDVPTKTSSGYPVVTRNDAPIRAFKDEVLGILGSQPLIDVRSPDEYTGKRTHMPDYPEEGVLRGGHIPTARSIPWAKAADENGRFRSREELEELYGFLQPDDKTVVYCRIGERSSHTWFVLTHLLGKPGVRNYDGSWTEWGNTVRTPIVAGEEPGTVEV, encoded by the coding sequence GTGGCATTACCACCCGATCCAAGCCCGACATTGTCGGCCTACGCCCACCCCGAGCGCCTGGTCACCGCCGACTGGCTGTCGGCCAACCAAGGCACCCCCGGCCTGGCGATCGTCGAATCCGACGAGGACGTTCTGCTCTACGACGTCGGTCACATCCCCGGCGCGGTGAAGGTCGACTGGCACACCGACCTCAACGATCCCCGCGTCCGCGATTACATCAACGGCGAACAGTTCGCGCAGCTGATGGACCGCAAGGGCATCGCCCGCGACGACACCGTGGTGATCTACGGCGACAAGAGCAACTGGTGGGCGGCCTACGCGCTGTGGGTGTTCACGCTGTTCGGCCACCCCGACGTGCGGCTGCTCAACGGCGGCCGTGACCTGTGGCTGGCCGAACGCCGGGAGACCACCCTGGACGTGCCCACCAAGACGTCCAGCGGCTACCCCGTCGTCACCCGCAACGACGCGCCCATCCGAGCCTTCAAGGACGAGGTGCTGGGCATTCTGGGCAGCCAGCCGCTGATCGACGTGCGCTCGCCGGACGAGTACACCGGCAAGCGCACGCATATGCCGGACTACCCCGAGGAAGGCGTGCTGCGCGGCGGACACATCCCCACCGCCCGGTCGATTCCGTGGGCCAAGGCCGCCGACGAGAACGGCCGGTTCCGCAGCCGCGAGGAGCTCGAGGAGCTCTACGGCTTCCTGCAACCGGACGACAAGACCGTCGTGTACTGCCGCATCGGCGAGCGGTCCAGCCACACCTGGTTCGTGCTGACGCATCTGCTGGGCAAGCCCGGGGTGCGCAACTACGACGGTTCGTGGACCGAGTGGGGCAACACCGTGCGCACGCCGATCGTGGCGGGTGAAGAGCCGGGCACCGTCGAAGTCTGA
- a CDS encoding RNA polymerase sigma factor SigF, which translates to MTARAAGGSVSRPNEYADVPDMFRELATVTPDSMEFQRQRDKIVERCLPLADHIARRFEGRGEPRDDLVQVARVGLVNAVVRFDVDAGSDFVSFAVPTIMGEVRRHFRDNSWSVKVPRRLKELHLRLGTATADLSQRLGRAPTATELAAELDMDREEVVEGLVAGSSYNTLSIDSGGGGEEEEARAIADTLGDVDTGLDRIEDQEALRPLLEALPERERTVLVLRFFESMTQTQIAERVGISQMHVSRLLAKSLTRLRDQLQ; encoded by the coding sequence GTGACAGCGCGAGCTGCCGGCGGTTCGGTATCGCGTCCGAACGAATACGCCGATGTTCCGGACATGTTCCGTGAGTTGGCGACCGTCACGCCGGACTCGATGGAATTTCAACGTCAACGGGACAAGATCGTCGAGCGGTGCCTACCGCTCGCCGATCACATCGCGCGTCGCTTCGAGGGCCGCGGCGAACCGCGTGACGACCTGGTTCAGGTGGCCCGCGTCGGGTTGGTCAACGCGGTGGTCCGCTTCGACGTCGACGCCGGCTCGGACTTCGTCTCCTTCGCGGTGCCCACGATCATGGGCGAGGTCCGCCGCCACTTCCGCGACAACAGCTGGTCGGTCAAGGTCCCGCGGCGGCTGAAGGAACTGCACCTGCGGCTGGGCACCGCCACCGCCGACCTGTCGCAGCGGCTTGGCCGCGCGCCCACCGCGACCGAACTCGCCGCGGAACTCGACATGGACCGCGAAGAGGTCGTCGAGGGCCTGGTGGCCGGCAGCTCGTACAACACCCTGTCCATCGACAGCGGTGGCGGCGGCGAGGAGGAGGAAGCCCGCGCGATCGCGGACACCCTCGGCGACGTCGACACCGGCCTGGACCGCATCGAGGATCAGGAAGCGCTGCGTCCGCTGCTCGAGGCGCTGCCCGAGCGCGAGCGAACCGTGTTGGTGCTGCGATTCTTCGAGTCGATGACGCAGACGCAGATCGCCGAGCGGGTCGGCATCTCCCAGATGCACGTGTCGCGGTTGCTGGCGAAGTCGCTAACGCGGCTCCGTGACCAGCTGCAGTAG
- a CDS encoding PH domain-containing protein has protein sequence MGYPDNVLAAGEHVIVHRHPHWKRLIWPVLVLILVTGLAAFGSGYLNSTHWEQLAKNIIYGVIWGIWLVIVGWLTLWPFLSWLTTHFVVTNRRVMFRHGVLTRTGIDIPLARINSVEFRDRITERMFRTGTLIIESASQDPLEFYDIPRLREVHALLYHEVFDTLGSEESPS, from the coding sequence ATGGGCTACCCGGATAACGTTCTGGCCGCCGGCGAACACGTCATCGTGCATCGCCACCCGCACTGGAAGCGATTGATCTGGCCGGTGCTCGTCCTCATCCTGGTGACCGGACTGGCCGCGTTCGGCTCCGGATATCTCAACTCGACGCACTGGGAGCAGCTCGCCAAGAACATCATCTACGGCGTCATCTGGGGGATCTGGCTGGTGATCGTGGGCTGGCTGACGCTGTGGCCGTTTTTGAGCTGGCTGACCACCCACTTCGTGGTCACCAACCGGCGGGTGATGTTCCGGCACGGGGTGCTGACCCGCACCGGCATCGACATCCCGCTGGCCCGGATCAACAGCGTGGAATTCCGGGATCGCATCACCGAGCGCATGTTCCGCACCGGGACGCTGATCATCGAGTCGGCGTCACAAGATCCGTTGGAGTTCTATGACATTCCGCGGCTGCGCGAGGTGCACGCGCTGCTGTATCACGAAGTCTTCGACACCCTCGGTTCCGAGGAATCGCCCAGCTGA
- a CDS encoding Maf family protein: MTRLVLASASAGRLKVLRQAGVDPLVVVSGVDEDLVAAALGPDASPGDVVCALARAKADRVAGELDAGLTSDCVVIGCDSMLSIDGRLCGKPGSAEAAISQWRLMGGRAGELHTGHCLLRLTDGRFTHREVESLSTTVHFATPSEADLRAYVDHGEPWHVAGGFTLDGLGGWFVDGIDGDPSNVIGVSLPLLRSLLGRVGLSVSALWAAN; the protein is encoded by the coding sequence TTGACCCGCCTGGTGCTGGCGTCGGCGTCGGCCGGCCGGCTCAAGGTGTTGCGCCAGGCCGGCGTCGATCCGCTGGTCGTGGTCTCCGGCGTCGACGAGGACCTCGTCGCCGCCGCGCTGGGCCCGGACGCGTCCCCGGGCGACGTGGTGTGCGCCCTGGCCCGTGCCAAGGCCGACCGGGTGGCCGGCGAGCTCGACGCCGGCCTGACGTCCGATTGCGTTGTCATCGGCTGTGATTCGATGCTTTCCATCGACGGCCGGCTGTGCGGGAAGCCCGGATCGGCCGAGGCCGCCATCAGCCAGTGGCGTCTGATGGGTGGCCGCGCCGGCGAGTTGCACACCGGACACTGCCTGCTGCGGCTCACCGACGGCCGCTTTACCCATCGTGAAGTCGAATCGCTAAGCACCACAGTGCATTTCGCTACACCGTCGGAGGCGGACCTGCGGGCGTATGTCGATCACGGGGAGCCGTGGCACGTGGCAGGCGGCTTCACCCTGGACGGCCTGGGCGGCTGGTTCGTCGACGGCATCGACGGCGACCCGTCGAACGTGATCGGCGTCAGCCTGCCGCTGCTGCGGTCCCTACTGGGCCGGGTCGGGCTGTCCGTGTCCGCGCTGTGGGCCGCCAACTGA
- a CDS encoding GtrA family protein — protein sequence MSFAEATIARLPRVMQPYLLRHHELIKFAIVGGTTFVIDSAIFYTLKLTILEPKPVTAKVIAGIVAVIASYVLNREWSFRNRGGRERHHEALLFFAFSGVGVLLSMAPLWFSSYVLQLREPMVSLAVENVADFISAYLIGNLLQMAFRFWAFRRWVFPDQFARDPEKALESALTAGGIAEIFEDEIEGGNVTLLRAWRNRASRLTQLGDSSEPRVSKTS from the coding sequence GTGTCCTTCGCCGAAGCCACGATCGCGCGTCTGCCTAGGGTTATGCAGCCCTATTTGCTACGCCACCACGAACTGATCAAATTCGCCATCGTCGGCGGAACCACATTCGTCATCGACTCGGCGATTTTCTACACGCTGAAGCTGACAATTCTCGAACCCAAACCGGTGACCGCGAAGGTGATCGCCGGCATTGTGGCGGTCATCGCGTCCTACGTGCTGAACCGGGAATGGAGCTTCCGCAATCGCGGCGGGCGCGAGCGCCACCACGAGGCGCTGCTGTTCTTCGCGTTCAGCGGCGTGGGGGTTTTGCTCTCGATGGCGCCGCTGTGGTTCTCCAGCTACGTGTTGCAGTTGCGCGAGCCGATGGTGTCGCTGGCAGTGGAAAACGTCGCCGATTTCATCTCCGCCTACCTCATCGGCAACCTGCTGCAGATGGCGTTCCGGTTCTGGGCGTTTCGGCGCTGGGTGTTCCCCGACCAGTTCGCGCGCGACCCCGAGAAGGCGCTGGAATCCGCGCTCACCGCCGGCGGTATCGCCGAGATCTTCGAGGACGAGATCGAGGGCGGCAACGTCACGCTGCTGCGCGCCTGGCGCAACCGGGCCAGCCGGCTGACTCAGCTGGGCGATTCCTCGGAACCGAGGGTGTCGAAGACTTCGTGA
- a CDS encoding acyl-CoA carboxylase subunit beta encodes MTSVTDHTAEPAAEHSIDIHTTAGKLAELHKRREESLHPVGEEAVEKVHAKGKLTARERILALLDEDSFVELDALARHRSKNFGLENNRPLGDGVITGYGTIDGRDVCIFSQDATVFGGSLGEVYGEKIVKIQELAIKTGRPLIGINDGAGARIQEGVVSLGLYSKIFRNNILASGVIPQISLIMGAAAGGHVYSPALTDFVVMVDQTSQMFITGPDVIKTVTGEDVTMEELGGAHTHMAKSGTLHYVASGEQDAFDWVRDLLSYLPPNNATDAPRYAGPHPPGAIEDNLTEEDLELDTLIPDSPNQPYDMHEVITRILDDDEFLEVQGGYAQNIVIGFGRVEGRPVGIVANQPTQFAGCLDINASEKAARFVRTCDCFNIPIIMLVDVPGFLPGTGQEYNGIIRRGAKLLFAYGEATVPKITVITRKAYGGAYCVMGSKDMGCDVNLAWPSAQIAVMGASGAVGFVYRKQLSEAAKDGKDVDALRLQLQQEYEDTLVNPYVAAERGYVDAVIPPSHTRGYIGTALRLLERKISHLPPKKHGNIPL; translated from the coding sequence ATGACGAGCGTTACCGACCACACCGCGGAACCGGCCGCCGAACACTCCATCGACATCCACACCACCGCCGGCAAGCTGGCCGAGCTGCACAAGCGTCGCGAAGAGTCGCTGCACCCGGTGGGCGAAGAGGCCGTGGAGAAGGTGCACGCCAAGGGCAAGCTGACCGCCCGTGAACGCATCCTCGCCCTGCTCGACGAGGACTCGTTCGTGGAGCTCGACGCGCTGGCCCGGCACCGCAGCAAGAACTTCGGCCTGGAGAACAACCGCCCGCTGGGCGACGGCGTGATCACCGGCTACGGCACCATCGACGGCCGCGACGTGTGCATCTTCAGCCAGGACGCCACGGTGTTCGGCGGCAGCCTCGGCGAGGTGTACGGCGAGAAGATCGTCAAGATCCAGGAGCTGGCGATCAAGACCGGCCGCCCCTTGATCGGCATCAACGACGGCGCCGGCGCGCGGATCCAGGAGGGCGTCGTCTCCCTGGGTCTGTACAGCAAGATCTTCCGCAACAACATCCTGGCGTCCGGCGTCATCCCTCAGATCTCGCTGATCATGGGCGCCGCCGCCGGCGGGCACGTCTACTCCCCCGCCCTGACCGACTTCGTGGTGATGGTCGACCAGACCAGCCAGATGTTCATCACCGGGCCCGACGTCATCAAGACCGTCACCGGCGAGGACGTCACCATGGAGGAGCTGGGCGGCGCCCACACCCACATGGCCAAGTCGGGCACGCTGCACTACGTCGCCTCCGGCGAGCAGGACGCCTTCGACTGGGTTCGCGACCTGCTCAGCTACTTGCCGCCCAACAACGCCACGGACGCGCCGCGTTACGCCGGGCCGCATCCCCCGGGCGCCATCGAGGACAACCTCACCGAGGAGGACCTCGAGCTGGACACGCTGATCCCGGACTCGCCCAACCAGCCCTACGACATGCACGAGGTGATCACCCGCATCCTCGACGACGACGAGTTTTTGGAAGTGCAGGGCGGTTACGCGCAGAACATCGTCATCGGGTTCGGCCGCGTGGAGGGCCGGCCGGTCGGGATCGTCGCCAACCAGCCGACCCAGTTCGCCGGCTGCCTGGACATCAACGCCTCGGAGAAGGCGGCGCGGTTCGTCCGGACCTGCGACTGCTTCAACATCCCGATCATCATGCTGGTGGACGTCCCGGGCTTCCTGCCGGGCACCGGCCAGGAGTACAACGGCATCATCCGCCGCGGCGCCAAGCTGCTGTTCGCCTACGGCGAGGCCACGGTCCCGAAGATCACCGTCATCACCCGCAAGGCCTACGGCGGCGCCTACTGCGTCATGGGGTCCAAGGACATGGGTTGCGACGTTAACCTGGCGTGGCCGTCGGCGCAGATCGCGGTGATGGGCGCCTCCGGTGCCGTCGGGTTCGTCTACCGCAAGCAGCTGAGCGAGGCCGCCAAGGACGGCAAGGACGTCGACGCGCTGCGCCTGCAGCTGCAGCAGGAGTACGAGGACACGCTGGTCAACCCGTACGTCGCCGCCGAGCGCGGCTACGTCGACGCGGTCATCCCGCCGTCGCACACCCGCGGCTACATCGGCACGGCGCTGCGGCTGCTGGAACGCAAGATCTCCCACCTGCCCCCCAAGAAGCACGGGAACATTCCCCTATGA